Proteins from a single region of Psychrobacter cryohalolentis K5:
- a CDS encoding zinc-binding dehydrogenase — translation MRSATYDHFGKPTEVLSIGDRPTPEPKANEVRVKTILASIHNHDLLTIRGQYGFKPEMPAIGGSEAVGIIDAVGSDVKNLKVGQRVAAASVQATWAEYFVAVEDMVFPMPDSLDDEMAAQLIAMPLSALMLIEFLELKSGQWVIHNAANGAVGKSLAMLAAARGINTINVVRSGDAIEELKALGIKHNINTSDDDWKDQVKAILGDEKISAAVDSIGGESSNDLLALLGHGGTLASFGIMSGKPMVLNPTHIIFKQATIKGFWGSKISQEMSVENKQRLVDELIERANNGNLKLPVEATFDLADILKAVDGKMQSEKNGKVLLKP, via the coding sequence ATGCGTAGCGCAACTTATGATCATTTTGGCAAACCCACTGAAGTACTCAGCATCGGCGACCGCCCTACTCCAGAGCCTAAAGCCAATGAAGTCCGAGTCAAAACGATACTCGCCTCTATCCACAACCATGACCTACTAACCATTCGCGGTCAATATGGCTTTAAACCTGAAATGCCTGCCATCGGTGGTAGTGAAGCGGTCGGTATCATCGATGCAGTAGGCAGTGATGTTAAGAATCTAAAAGTCGGTCAGCGTGTCGCAGCCGCCAGTGTACAAGCGACGTGGGCAGAGTATTTCGTCGCTGTGGAAGATATGGTATTCCCGATGCCCGACAGCTTAGATGACGAAATGGCAGCACAATTGATTGCAATGCCACTGAGCGCGCTGATGCTGATTGAGTTCTTAGAACTAAAAAGCGGTCAGTGGGTTATCCATAATGCTGCCAATGGCGCGGTCGGCAAATCACTCGCCATGCTAGCTGCCGCACGTGGTATTAACACCATTAATGTCGTGAGAAGTGGCGATGCTATCGAGGAATTAAAAGCACTGGGCATCAAGCATAATATCAACACCTCAGATGACGACTGGAAAGATCAAGTAAAAGCCATCCTTGGTGATGAAAAAATCAGTGCTGCGGTTGATTCTATCGGTGGTGAGTCTAGTAATGATCTGCTGGCATTACTGGGTCATGGTGGCACATTAGCATCGTTTGGCATCATGTCAGGCAAACCAATGGTGCTAAATCCAACCCACATTATTTTTAAACAAGCGACGATTAAAGGCTTTTGGGGCAGTAAAATCAGTCAAGAAATGAGCGTTGAGAATAAGCAACGCTTGGTTGATGAGCTGATCGAGCGTGCTAACAATGGCAATTTAAAACTGCCCGTTGAAGCGACCTTTGATTTGGCTGATATCTTAAAAGCAGTTGACGGGAAAATGCAGTCAGAAAAAAACGGTAAGGTACTGTTAAAACCTTAA
- a CDS encoding DUF2798 domain-containing protein, translated as MANFPIIRIRARRKYYRLIFTGLMALMMSLIISSALLLVKVGFVDGFFMELMHSWVLAFVFAWPSAYICAYLVQEHVLSRIEFY; from the coding sequence ATGGCAAACTTCCCTATTATCAGAATACGCGCGCGGCGCAAGTACTACCGTCTTATCTTTACTGGTCTGATGGCGCTGATGATGTCACTTATTATCTCATCCGCTTTATTACTGGTTAAAGTAGGGTTCGTCGATGGCTTCTTTATGGAATTAATGCACTCGTGGGTGCTGGCCTTTGTCTTTGCGTGGCCGAGCGCCTATATCTGTGCGTATCTGGTACAAGAGCACGTGCTTAGTCGGATTGAGTTTTACTAA
- a CDS encoding aspartate/glutamate racemase family protein, with protein sequence MTVQKQRTLGIIGGMSWESTQSYYRLINEGIKAKLGNLHSADLLIHSVDFAPIGELQAQGKWEELGDIMVNSGKRLQAAGAQGLLIATNTMHKVAEQVQVATNLPLIHIADTTADAIKQQGLTKIALLGTQFTMTEDFYKQCLMDAGLQVLIPDTDARVEVHRIIYDELCQGQLLASSRQYYTQVINELAAQGAEGAILGCTEIGLLISQADSPIPVFDTTAIHAAAAVQFLLGNENFS encoded by the coding sequence ATGACCGTTCAAAAGCAGCGAACCTTAGGTATCATCGGTGGAATGAGTTGGGAAAGTACCCAAAGCTATTATCGGCTGATTAATGAAGGTATCAAGGCTAAACTTGGCAACTTACATTCAGCAGACTTATTGATTCATAGTGTCGACTTTGCGCCAATTGGCGAGCTACAAGCCCAAGGCAAGTGGGAAGAGTTGGGTGATATCATGGTAAACAGTGGTAAGCGCTTACAAGCGGCTGGTGCCCAAGGTTTATTAATTGCGACCAATACCATGCATAAAGTAGCAGAGCAGGTACAAGTGGCGACGAATTTGCCACTGATACATATTGCAGATACGACCGCAGATGCGATTAAGCAGCAAGGTTTAACCAAGATTGCCTTACTCGGTACACAATTCACCATGACTGAGGACTTTTATAAACAGTGTCTGATGGATGCGGGCTTGCAGGTGCTGATACCAGATACCGATGCGCGTGTCGAAGTCCATCGCATCATCTATGATGAGCTGTGCCAAGGACAATTGCTTGCCAGCTCACGGCAATATTATACGCAAGTGATTAATGAGTTAGCGGCACAAGGCGCTGAGGGCGCGATATTAGGCTGTACCGAGATTGGACTGTTAATTAGCCAAGCAGACAGTCCAATCCCTGTGTTTGATACCACCGCTATCCATGCAGCCGCAGCGGTACAGTTTTTATTAGGTAATGAAAATTTTAGTTAA
- a CDS encoding MATE family efflux transporter, with the protein MSKTDTSIGKRRDLTQGSIPKTMLLFALPTLGSSALQSLNGSINAVWVGRFLGEEALAATANGNILMFILISFVFGFGMASTILIGQAMGSRDNAMVKKTMGTALGSIIPISVIVSAVGWIFAPMLLELLGTPASAVELALTYLRMIFIAMPVTLTFTLIMMALRGTGDSTTPLWFIIISVVIDLILTPTLILGLGPFPEWGIFGSAFATAVANTLALIGMLATMYLRGSVLTLKLPELRFLRADRDILKSMFSKGLPMGLQMIVISSAALTMLSLINREGVQTTAAYSATQQLWTYVQMPAMALSAAASAMVAQNIGANQWHRIAGITRWGLIFNLTLTGFIIILLTIFDETILGLFLGSDSEAVPIGRHIQLMATWGFIFFGIAQVLFGTMRANGYVIWPLIVMVISMYPVRLGFAFGLYPLLGTDALWLSFPAGMVATAVMGAGLYLYGGWRKGKHLPAEEAAQRSEEFRAHTGTSASFRDLVPTTVWKLSPLRRITRLHRRLHRRLHLHRLRVIKKNKRQ; encoded by the coding sequence TTGAGTAAAACAGATACCTCCATTGGTAAACGGCGTGACCTCACCCAAGGCTCGATCCCGAAAACCATGCTCTTATTTGCATTACCAACCCTTGGGTCATCTGCATTACAGTCATTAAACGGCTCGATCAATGCTGTCTGGGTGGGTCGATTTTTGGGTGAGGAAGCGTTAGCAGCGACAGCCAACGGCAATATCTTGATGTTTATACTGATCTCCTTCGTGTTTGGTTTCGGTATGGCGTCTACTATTTTGATTGGTCAGGCAATGGGCAGCCGTGACAACGCTATGGTTAAGAAAACCATGGGCACGGCGCTGGGCAGCATTATTCCGATAAGCGTAATAGTGTCGGCAGTAGGGTGGATATTTGCGCCGATGCTGCTTGAGCTGCTTGGTACGCCGGCAAGTGCTGTAGAGCTTGCCCTAACCTATCTGCGCATGATTTTTATTGCGATGCCTGTCACACTTACGTTTACGCTGATAATGATGGCACTGCGTGGGACGGGCGATTCGACGACGCCGCTTTGGTTTATCATTATATCGGTCGTGATTGACCTTATTTTGACGCCGACACTGATTTTGGGTCTAGGACCATTTCCCGAGTGGGGCATATTTGGCTCGGCTTTTGCAACAGCCGTCGCAAATACGCTAGCGCTTATTGGCATGTTAGCCACTATGTATCTGCGTGGCTCTGTGCTGACGCTTAAGTTGCCGGAGCTTCGCTTTTTGCGCGCAGACCGAGACATCCTGAAGTCGATGTTTTCAAAGGGTTTGCCGATGGGTCTACAGATGATTGTTATCTCTTCGGCAGCATTAACAATGTTATCGCTGATTAATCGCGAAGGTGTGCAGACCACAGCCGCTTATAGCGCAACCCAGCAGCTTTGGACCTACGTGCAGATGCCAGCAATGGCGCTAAGTGCTGCGGCCAGTGCGATGGTTGCACAGAACATCGGTGCCAATCAATGGCACCGAATCGCAGGGATCACACGCTGGGGACTGATTTTTAATCTGACATTGACCGGTTTTATTATCATACTGCTAACCATTTTTGATGAGACCATTCTGGGCTTGTTCCTTGGCAGTGACAGTGAAGCGGTGCCGATTGGGCGTCATATTCAGCTAATGGCGACATGGGGTTTTATCTTTTTTGGGATAGCACAGGTTTTGTTTGGCACCATGCGTGCAAACGGTTATGTGATTTGGCCGCTGATTGTCATGGTCATTTCGATGTATCCAGTACGTCTTGGATTTGCTTTCGGGCTTTATCCTCTACTTGGAACCGATGCCCTTTGGCTATCCTTTCCAGCAGGCATGGTGGCAACCGCCGTGATGGGAGCAGGACTATATTTGTACGGCGGATGGCGCAAAGGCAAACACTTGCCCGCAGAGGAAGCTGCGCAAAGGTCTGAGGAGTTTCGCGCGCATACAGGCACCAGTGCGTCGTTTCGAGATCTTGTACCGACGACTGTATGGAAGCTGTCACCTTTGCGCCGTATCACAAGGTTGCATCGACGACTTCATAGAAGACTTCATCTTCATAGACTCCGTGTGATAAAAAAGAATAAACGACAATAG
- a CDS encoding alpha/beta fold hydrolase: MLLKRLGLATLLSFSVVGCTTAPNTLAINTTQKIIQYERSKSDLTTQSFTLSSGDKIVYAENGNVAGEPLLLVHGFGGNKDNFTRIARQLENYNLIIPDLLGFGDSSKPMAADYHSEAQATRLHELLQAKGLASSIHVGGNSMGGAISVAYAAKYPKEVKSLWLIDSAGFWSAGVPKSLESATLENNPLLVDKKEDFYAMYDFVMSKPPYIPKSVKAVFAQERIANKALESKILAQIVEDNVEQRAKVITEYNIPTLVVWGEEDKVIKPETVTLIKEIIPQSQVITMPKIGHVPMIEAVKDTANDYKAFREGLKN; the protein is encoded by the coding sequence ATGCTATTAAAACGCCTAGGCCTTGCCACTTTGTTAAGCTTTTCAGTCGTTGGTTGTACCACAGCGCCCAATACCTTGGCGATAAATACCACCCAAAAGATTATTCAGTATGAACGCTCAAAATCAGACCTTACGACTCAGTCATTTACGTTAAGCTCTGGCGATAAAATAGTCTATGCAGAAAACGGTAATGTCGCGGGCGAGCCTTTATTATTGGTTCATGGCTTTGGCGGTAATAAAGACAACTTTACCCGTATCGCTCGGCAGTTAGAGAACTATAATCTGATCATTCCTGATTTGCTCGGCTTTGGTGACTCTAGTAAACCGATGGCGGCTGACTATCACTCGGAGGCGCAAGCGACGCGCTTACACGAGCTACTGCAAGCTAAAGGCTTGGCATCTAGCATTCATGTCGGTGGCAACTCAATGGGTGGCGCTATCAGTGTTGCTTATGCTGCGAAGTATCCTAAAGAAGTCAAAAGTCTGTGGCTAATAGATAGTGCGGGCTTTTGGTCAGCGGGTGTGCCGAAATCCTTAGAAAGTGCAACTCTCGAGAACAATCCGCTATTGGTCGATAAGAAGGAAGACTTTTATGCTATGTATGACTTTGTTATGTCTAAGCCGCCTTATATTCCTAAGTCTGTAAAAGCCGTATTCGCGCAAGAGCGTATCGCTAATAAAGCATTAGAATCCAAAATACTCGCGCAAATAGTTGAAGACAATGTTGAGCAGCGTGCCAAGGTTATCACTGAATATAATATTCCAACACTAGTCGTTTGGGGTGAGGAGGATAAGGTCATCAAGCCTGAAACCGTGACGCTAATAAAAGAAATCATCCCACAATCACAAGTGATTACGATGCCAAAAATCGGTCATGTACCGATGATAGAAGCGGTGAAAGATACGGCGAATGATTATAAAGCGTTTCGTGAAGGGTTAAAGAACTAG
- a CDS encoding NAD(P)H-dependent flavin oxidoreductase → MTLLNTLNLTYPIVQAPMAGATTPELAATVSNFGGLGSLGAGMTAPDVLNSEINTIKSLTDHPFMVNLMVLSEHESSALDSEVPTWLSKYYQEKNIEFTLPKHPALSFAEQLQVLYDNPVPVASFTFGIISAEQVQRLQGLGTRVVGTANHPLEAKAWAEIGADAVCVQGVEAGGHRGGWLPQSENDPLGLLTLISQTRACNDIPLIAAGGIMNGQDIKAVQTAGAELAQIGTAFLTTDKCAINDIYKQALLDASQDKRSSETRLTRLFSGKQARGLLNDYLHDFAQFESAHELPPYPQLNAMTKFLRAHATKNRDAEHQSLWAGQGVALVRQERTVELLERLVRERERES, encoded by the coding sequence ATGACCTTACTGAACACCCTTAATTTGACATATCCTATTGTTCAAGCGCCGATGGCAGGAGCAACCACCCCTGAGCTGGCAGCGACTGTCAGTAACTTTGGTGGACTGGGTTCATTGGGAGCGGGCATGACGGCGCCAGACGTTTTAAATAGTGAAATAAACACCATTAAATCGCTCACCGATCATCCTTTTATGGTCAATCTGATGGTGTTATCAGAGCATGAATCTAGTGCTTTGGATAGCGAAGTACCTACTTGGCTAAGCAAGTACTATCAAGAGAAAAATATCGAATTTACTCTGCCGAAGCACCCAGCGCTAAGCTTTGCAGAGCAGCTACAAGTGCTCTATGACAATCCCGTTCCTGTCGCCAGTTTTACCTTTGGCATTATCAGCGCTGAGCAGGTGCAGCGTTTGCAAGGTCTAGGCACACGGGTCGTCGGTACTGCCAATCATCCATTGGAAGCAAAAGCATGGGCAGAGATTGGTGCAGATGCGGTATGCGTGCAAGGGGTCGAAGCGGGTGGGCATCGCGGTGGTTGGTTGCCGCAAAGTGAAAACGATCCATTGGGATTATTGACGCTAATAAGTCAAACGCGTGCCTGCAACGATATTCCTTTAATCGCGGCTGGTGGCATTATGAACGGACAGGACATCAAAGCAGTTCAAACGGCTGGTGCTGAGCTGGCGCAAATCGGGACGGCATTTTTGACCACAGATAAATGCGCTATCAATGACATTTATAAGCAAGCGTTACTCGATGCCAGCCAAGATAAGCGCAGCTCTGAGACGCGCTTAACCAGATTATTCTCAGGGAAACAGGCTCGTGGTTTATTAAATGATTATTTGCATGATTTTGCTCAATTTGAGAGCGCGCATGAGCTACCGCCTTACCCACAATTAAATGCGATGACCAAATTTTTGCGTGCCCATGCAACCAAAAACCGCGATGCCGAACATCAATCTTTATGGGCAGGACAAGGTGTCGCTTTGGTTAGACAAGAGCGCACGGTTGAACTGCTAGAGCGATTGGTAAGAGAGAGAGAGAGAGAGAGTTAG
- a CDS encoding DsrE family protein translates to MVNNTDYVGTLFDNSESNPSKITLAFTMAGVALKKGHSASVILMVDAVHLALPNALDNVDIGDPFEPAGELLEAFIEKGGQVLVCGACMKHGGVEESAIDKRFTVISGDDVVELLMNAKGSLQLN, encoded by the coding sequence ATGGTTAATAATACGGATTATGTCGGTACGCTGTTTGATAATAGTGAGTCAAACCCAAGCAAGATCACCTTAGCTTTTACTATGGCGGGTGTGGCACTTAAAAAAGGTCACTCTGCATCAGTCATATTGATGGTGGACGCGGTGCATTTGGCATTGCCAAACGCTTTAGATAATGTCGATATTGGCGATCCCTTTGAACCTGCTGGCGAATTACTAGAAGCCTTTATCGAAAAAGGCGGTCAAGTATTGGTTTGCGGCGCGTGTATGAAACATGGTGGCGTAGAAGAATCAGCCATTGATAAGCGCTTCACGGTCATTAGTGGGGATGATGTGGTTGAGCTGTTGATGAACGCAAAAGGGTCGTTGCAGTTGAATTAG
- a CDS encoding acyl-CoA thioesterase, whose translation MYPFIRYASTIAHAALQVKKGNTLTFKETSEITFRCRLTDIDNFLEMNNGRVLTLYDMGRTDFAVRSGLGTQLLRQRWGLVVAGSTIQYRKRIRAFEKVTMKTKIVGFDERWIYIEQSMWVKGKPCSSALLRTGVTKGGKVIETARVLAALDQSDWQLPPSGYVAEWIVSDADRPWPPQS comes from the coding sequence ATGTATCCATTTATCCGTTACGCCAGCACCATCGCCCATGCCGCGCTGCAAGTGAAAAAAGGCAATACTTTAACGTTCAAAGAAACCAGTGAGATTACCTTTCGCTGCCGTCTGACAGATATTGATAATTTCTTGGAAATGAATAATGGTCGCGTGCTGACCCTTTATGATATGGGGCGTACCGACTTTGCAGTACGGAGCGGGCTCGGCACTCAATTGCTTAGACAGCGTTGGGGCTTGGTCGTGGCTGGTAGTACCATCCAATATCGCAAACGTATTCGTGCTTTTGAAAAAGTCACCATGAAGACCAAAATCGTCGGCTTCGATGAGCGCTGGATATATATTGAGCAATCGATGTGGGTAAAAGGCAAGCCTTGCTCGTCGGCACTACTACGTACAGGCGTCACCAAAGGCGGTAAGGTCATCGAGACGGCACGAGTACTGGCAGCCTTAGACCAATCGGATTGGCAGCTACCGCCGAGCGGCTATGTGGCAGAATGGATTGTCAGTGATGCCGACCGTCCATGGCCGCCACAATCTTAG
- a CDS encoding YheT family hydrolase, with the protein MPTSKSTKPFAPAPFKPPFWLTNPHLQSILPKFFAPKTPNYRRVIKQDSLCETDIAYDFYDAHPVQDLENGKLEQTPLIVLFHGMEGSSDSHYARALAYQMHAQGWHFVVAHFRSCGGIPANGKVFYNAGDTGEVHHMLENLHENYAHIYGVGVSLGGNALAKYMGEYGDEALCDGAAVISAPVDMSSAAITMHSFLSHRIYTPYLLNPIIKKALANEITADEIASIKAVKRISDFDNIFTAPRHGYRSNNDYYRSSSALPHLRNVTRPLLLISAKDDPFIGFTATPNDVSDSVTILDTAHGGHIGYLRYRTSNSNVKTPSKKSKFDINWIPETVSAYFNHIGVPSNKIR; encoded by the coding sequence ATGCCAACCTCAAAGTCGACAAAACCATTCGCACCTGCCCCTTTTAAACCGCCGTTTTGGCTCACCAATCCGCACTTGCAAAGTATTTTACCGAAGTTTTTTGCGCCAAAAACACCGAATTACCGACGCGTGATTAAACAAGACTCACTTTGCGAAACTGATATCGCTTATGACTTTTATGATGCTCATCCTGTCCAAGATTTAGAAAATGGCAAACTTGAACAAACACCATTAATCGTACTTTTTCATGGGATGGAAGGCAGCAGTGACAGTCATTATGCGCGTGCCTTGGCATATCAGATGCATGCGCAAGGCTGGCATTTTGTCGTCGCTCACTTTCGCAGTTGCGGTGGTATTCCCGCTAATGGCAAAGTGTTTTATAACGCTGGTGACACGGGCGAGGTGCATCATATGTTAGAGAACTTGCATGAGAATTACGCCCATATCTATGGGGTTGGCGTGTCACTTGGCGGTAATGCCTTGGCAAAGTATATGGGTGAATATGGTGATGAGGCGCTATGCGACGGCGCAGCGGTAATATCTGCGCCAGTTGATATGTCATCGGCTGCTATTACGATGCATAGCTTTTTGAGTCATCGTATCTATACCCCTTATTTACTCAATCCGATTATCAAAAAAGCCTTAGCAAATGAAATTACCGCAGACGAGATTGCTTCTATCAAAGCGGTAAAACGCATTAGCGATTTTGATAATATCTTCACTGCGCCTAGGCATGGTTACCGCTCTAATAATGATTACTACCGCTCCTCCTCTGCCCTACCTCACTTAAGGAATGTCACACGCCCGCTGTTGCTTATTAGCGCCAAAGACGATCCCTTTATTGGCTTTACTGCCACGCCCAATGATGTCTCAGACAGTGTCACCATATTAGATACGGCACACGGGGGTCATATCGGCTATTTGCGTTATCGTACAAGCAATAGCAATGTAAAAACTCCAAGTAAAAAATCAAAGTTTGACATCAACTGGATACCTGAAACCGTGAGTGCCTACTTTAATCATATTGGCGTGCCATCTAATAAAATTAGATAA
- a CDS encoding YigZ family protein translates to MSYQTLKRAVTARLEIKKSAFITYAYPVTSREQAMFHVEQLREQYADARHHCWAYIIGDPNNTTSAGFDDDGEPNGTAGRPILNVLQHKSIGNVIIIVVRYFGGIKLGAGGLTRSYAGSAQAAVDEMILSPYVPIITVPILAEFATEAQCRYVVESLNGSIDNVAYSKQVTLTVTLAEANIEHLKERLAMDGRVLDKL, encoded by the coding sequence ATGAGCTATCAAACGCTAAAACGTGCCGTCACTGCACGCTTAGAAATCAAAAAATCTGCCTTTATTACCTATGCTTATCCAGTGACCTCGCGTGAGCAGGCAATGTTTCACGTGGAACAACTACGTGAGCAATATGCTGATGCCCGTCATCACTGTTGGGCTTATATTATTGGCGATCCCAATAACACCACCAGCGCAGGCTTTGACGATGATGGCGAGCCCAATGGCACCGCAGGACGACCGATATTAAACGTCTTGCAACATAAATCTATCGGCAACGTCATTATTATCGTTGTCCGTTATTTTGGTGGTATCAAGCTCGGTGCTGGCGGTTTGACCCGTTCTTATGCAGGCTCAGCGCAAGCGGCAGTGGATGAGATGATACTAAGCCCTTATGTTCCTATTATCACGGTACCAATACTGGCAGAATTCGCCACCGAAGCCCAGTGCCGCTATGTCGTCGAGAGCTTAAACGGCAGCATCGATAATGTCGCTTATAGTAAGCAGGTTACCTTGACTGTGACGCTCGCTGAGGCAAATATCGAGCACTTAAAAGAACGTCTTGCGATGGATGGACGCGTATTAGATAAGTTATAA
- a CDS encoding pseudouridine synthase, producing MRLDKFLSKATELSRKESKKILHAGEVTVNEQVIKDPGVHVDIVNDDVQWAGEPLSVATGNRYILLHKPEGFECTLKAKEYPIVTDLIAVPELGSLRIAGRLDVDTTGALLISDDGGWLHRVTSPKHEHAKVYELTLADAMDSDAQANAIKEVAEGILLEGDHEETKPATLEFIDETHARLTLEQGKYHQVKRMMGYFGNRVVELHRASVGHITLDGLEKGDSRFLTPEEVAKF from the coding sequence ATGCGTCTAGATAAATTTCTGAGTAAAGCCACTGAGCTGTCGCGTAAAGAATCCAAAAAAATTCTGCACGCTGGTGAAGTCACAGTAAACGAGCAAGTCATTAAAGATCCCGGTGTACATGTCGATATCGTTAATGACGATGTACAGTGGGCAGGCGAGCCATTGTCGGTCGCCACTGGCAATCGCTATATCTTGCTTCATAAACCAGAAGGCTTTGAATGTACCCTAAAGGCTAAAGAATACCCAATCGTCACTGACCTTATTGCGGTGCCAGAGCTTGGCAGTTTACGTATTGCTGGGCGTCTTGATGTTGATACAACTGGTGCATTACTCATCAGTGATGATGGCGGCTGGCTACATCGCGTAACTAGCCCAAAGCATGAACATGCCAAAGTCTACGAGTTGACGTTAGCAGATGCTATGGATAGTGACGCTCAAGCCAATGCCATTAAGGAAGTGGCTGAAGGCATCCTTTTAGAAGGTGACCACGAAGAAACCAAGCCTGCGACCCTCGAGTTTATCGATGAAACTCATGCGCGTTTAACCTTAGAGCAAGGTAAATACCATCAAGTGAAACGTATGATGGGCTATTTCGGTAATAGAGTGGTTGAGCTACATCGTGCTAGTGTCGGTCATATTACTTTAGACGGGTTAGAAAAAGGCGACAGTCGCTTCTTAACACCAGAAGAAGTAGCAAAATTTTAG
- a CDS encoding disulfide isomerase DsbC N-terminal domain-containing protein, with translation MKLPVLKSASLIGVMLLATTACAQPNTADMTNKTVSQKVNHSAQAGQNTKAIGTVSKSVDSRLRQLLTQAGIKTQITSIAPSKLPNMYQVNLAEQLPLHITEDGKYVIQGELQKNPSKRVVTKTPARSTSAQIGKPVSASIKSDILANMGALKNMSNKTPFFYTAVPGVIWGATLEGVPFLLSDDAQYITDGEISVIENGQFTGLDNRFEKLKNQSVLTTLDTKQLITYPATSAEKAVIYVATDVNCPYCRRLHKQMPMLNAKGVTIKTIGYPIYEASPEQMRGIWCQGNEESRRKALDQAMLHGKMTPAPASCKTDDVAGNREKAAGLAVMATPAIYREDGVLFQASFESPEFLEFLGVK, from the coding sequence GTGAAACTCCCTGTATTAAAATCCGCAAGTTTGATTGGTGTTATGTTGTTAGCAACCACTGCTTGCGCGCAGCCGAACACTGCCGATATGACCAATAAAACAGTCAGCCAAAAGGTTAACCACAGTGCCCAAGCTGGTCAGAATACGAAAGCTATTGGTACAGTCAGTAAATCTGTTGATAGCCGTTTGCGCCAATTGCTGACTCAAGCAGGTATCAAAACGCAGATAACCTCGATTGCACCCTCTAAATTACCCAATATGTATCAAGTCAATTTGGCTGAGCAATTGCCACTGCATATTACTGAAGATGGTAAATATGTCATTCAAGGCGAGCTGCAAAAGAATCCAAGCAAGCGAGTAGTAACCAAAACGCCAGCGCGTAGCACCAGCGCGCAAATAGGTAAGCCTGTCAGTGCCAGTATCAAATCTGACATATTGGCAAATATGGGCGCGCTTAAAAACATGAGTAACAAAACACCGTTCTTTTACACTGCAGTACCGGGTGTGATTTGGGGTGCGACTTTAGAGGGCGTACCGTTCTTGTTATCAGATGACGCCCAGTACATCACCGATGGTGAGATATCAGTCATCGAAAATGGTCAGTTTACTGGGCTTGATAACCGCTTTGAAAAGCTTAAAAATCAATCTGTCCTAACCACATTGGATACTAAGCAGTTAATTACCTATCCTGCCACTAGTGCTGAAAAAGCGGTGATTTACGTAGCAACGGATGTCAATTGCCCTTATTGCCGCAGATTACATAAGCAGATGCCGATGCTTAATGCCAAAGGCGTGACGATAAAAACTATTGGTTATCCGATTTATGAAGCGTCGCCTGAGCAAATGCGCGGTATCTGGTGCCAAGGTAATGAGGAAAGTCGTCGTAAAGCGCTTGATCAGGCGATGCTACATGGCAAGATGACACCAGCGCCTGCATCTTGCAAAACTGATGATGTGGCAGGCAATCGTGAAAAAGCGGCAGGTTTAGCCGTCATGGCAACTCCTGCTATTTATCGTGAAGATGGCGTATTGTTTCAAGCGAGTTTTGAGAGTCCTGAGTTTTTAGAATTCTTGGGAGTAAAATAA